A window from Pyrococcus yayanosii CH1 encodes these proteins:
- a CDS encoding MBL fold metallo-hydrolase yields the protein MKIVPLASESLGVRSLVTYVKAGGLGILIDPGAALGPKRYSLPPAKAEFDALRRARELIQAYAREATIITISHYHYDHHTPFFEGIYESSSAKIAKELYAGKLVFTKHPTENINNSQRKRAREFLRNVEPIARKVEFSDGKSFDLEGVTLEFSQPVPHGREGSKLGFIVMVMVDDGKRRIVHASDSQLINEAAVKWIIEKNPDLLIAGGPPTYLSYRVGNVRELALRNINRIIKETNAELVIDHHVVRDKNHQAFFEALDKKPKTFAEFLGREEAPLEAYRRELHKMERGEEQEIPEGILKFIKELRGEGHAGRVQGT from the coding sequence ATGAAAATAGTTCCACTGGCTTCTGAAAGTCTCGGGGTAAGGAGCTTGGTTACCTACGTTAAGGCTGGGGGCCTTGGAATCCTAATAGACCCGGGCGCCGCTCTGGGCCCCAAAAGGTACTCACTCCCGCCGGCAAAGGCGGAGTTCGATGCCCTGAGGAGGGCAAGGGAGCTCATTCAGGCCTACGCCAGGGAGGCGACTATCATAACTATATCCCACTATCACTATGACCACCACACCCCATTCTTCGAAGGAATTTACGAGAGCTCATCGGCCAAAATTGCTAAAGAGCTCTACGCCGGAAAGCTTGTCTTCACGAAACATCCGACCGAGAACATAAACAACAGTCAGAGGAAGAGGGCTCGAGAGTTCCTTAGGAACGTCGAACCGATAGCCAGAAAAGTTGAGTTCTCGGACGGGAAGAGCTTCGACCTTGAAGGCGTGACCTTAGAGTTCTCACAGCCCGTCCCCCACGGGAGGGAGGGCTCGAAGCTTGGCTTTATTGTCATGGTGATGGTGGACGACGGGAAGAGGAGAATCGTTCACGCCAGCGATAGCCAGCTCATAAACGAGGCGGCCGTGAAATGGATAATCGAGAAGAACCCTGACCTACTGATAGCGGGCGGACCTCCTACCTACCTGAGCTACAGGGTGGGCAACGTCAGAGAGCTTGCCCTCCGGAACATAAACAGGATAATAAAGGAGACGAACGCCGAGCTAGTCATAGACCACCACGTCGTGAGGGACAAAAACCATCAGGCCTTCTTTGAGGCTCTGGACAAAAAGCCCAAAACTTTTGCGGAGTTCCTCGGGAGGGAGGAGGCTCCCTTGGAGGCCTATAGGAGGGAGCTCCACAAGATGGAGAGAGGGGAGGAGCAGGAGATTCCTGAGGGTATCCTGAAGTTTATCAAAGAGCTCCGCGGGGAAGGGCATGCTGGACGTGTTCAGGGGACTTGA
- a CDS encoding IS607 family transposase, which yields MRLYRTGKASQLLGISKPTLIRKIKSGEIRAYRVGREYRIPESEIKRILEGKLPDKVVIYARVSSRDQKEDLERQVEYLKNYCSSKGYQVAKILTDISSGLNENRRGLKQLFTLVESGEVTKVVITYRDRLTRFGFKYLEQYFNSHGVEIEVIFDDEGKTPEKELVEDLLAIVTSFAGKLYGMRSHRKKRLVEAVKNALRDN from the coding sequence ATGAGGCTCTATCGGACGGGGAAAGCCTCACAGCTCTTGGGTATCAGTAAACCAACACTAATTAGAAAGATTAAATCTGGTGAGATTAGAGCGTATCGTGTTGGAAGAGAATACCGCATTCCAGAAAGCGAAATCAAGAGAATTCTTGAGGGCAAACTTCCTGACAAAGTTGTTATTTACGCCAGAGTTTCAAGCCGAGACCAAAAAGAGGACTTGGAGAGACAGGTTGAATACCTAAAAAACTACTGCTCCTCAAAAGGTTACCAAGTGGCTAAAATCCTCACCGACATTTCCTCCGGCCTGAACGAGAATAGGAGGGGCTTAAAACAGCTCTTCACATTAGTTGAGAGCGGAGAAGTTACCAAAGTCGTCATAACTTACCGGGATAGGCTCACTCGCTTTGGCTTCAAGTACCTCGAACAATACTTTAACTCCCACGGCGTTGAGATTGAAGTAATCTTCGACGATGAGGGGAAAACGCCAGAAAAGGAACTTGTTGAGGACTTGCTGGCAATAGTAACTTCCTTCGCTGGAAAGCTTTATGGAATGCGTTCTCACAGGAAAAAACGCCTCGTCGAGGCGGTAAAGAATGCCCTCAGAGACAATTAA
- a CDS encoding RNA-guided endonuclease InsQ/TnpB family protein — MNFLITHAFENNVTSFYRLKKETYKGLRKEYPELPSHYLYTACQMATAIFKSFRKRRKKGKAKGKPVFKKEVIMLDDHLFKLDLENKTVKLSTLKGRIQLEFYPARYHEKFKGWKVGQAWLVRTPKGAFLNVVFSKEVEIREPTTFVGVDLNENNVTLSLPNGEFVQIITHEREIRTGYFVKRRRIQRKIRGGKKRKELLEKYGRRERNRLNDLYHKLANKIVELAEKYGGLALEDLTEIRESIRYSAEMNGRLHRWSFRKLQSIIEYKAKLRGIKVVFVDPAHTSSLCPVCGGKLSPNGHRVLSCKCGFEADRDVVGSWNIRLRALKMWGVTVPPKSHPMSRGWKVSRNDVLHTSHKLRLTRTVPAHRREDFDPEEVSLNEVIETIEKYGYEVEIGDEGC, encoded by the coding sequence GTGAACTTTCTCATCACTCATGCTTTTGAGAACAACGTTACGAGCTTTTACCGGTTGAAGAAGGAGACTTACAAAGGCTTACGCAAGGAGTATCCAGAGCTTCCAAGCCATTACCTTTACACGGCCTGCCAGATGGCGACGGCAATATTCAAAAGTTTCAGAAAGCGGAGAAAGAAGGGGAAAGCTAAGGGGAAGCCTGTTTTCAAAAAAGAAGTCATAATGTTGGATGATCACTTGTTCAAACTCGATTTAGAAAACAAAACCGTAAAACTCTCCACTCTGAAGGGGAGAATCCAGTTAGAGTTTTATCCTGCAAGGTACCACGAGAAGTTTAAGGGCTGGAAGGTTGGGCAGGCTTGGTTAGTGAGAACACCGAAGGGAGCTTTTCTAAACGTTGTCTTCTCAAAGGAGGTTGAGATTAGAGAACCAACAACTTTTGTCGGCGTGGACTTGAACGAGAATAACGTAACGCTTTCCCTCCCAAATGGGGAGTTCGTTCAAATCATCACCCACGAGCGGGAGATTAGAACTGGCTACTTCGTGAAGAGGAGAAGAATCCAGAGGAAAATCCGGGGCGGAAAGAAAAGGAAAGAACTCCTCGAAAAGTATGGGCGGAGGGAGAGGAACAGGCTTAACGACCTTTACCACAAATTGGCCAATAAAATCGTCGAGCTGGCGGAAAAATACGGTGGCCTCGCCTTGGAGGATTTAACAGAAATCAGGGAGTCAATCAGGTATTCTGCCGAGATGAATGGAAGACTTCACCGCTGGAGTTTTAGGAAGCTTCAGAGCATTATCGAATACAAGGCCAAGCTGAGAGGGATTAAAGTTGTTTTTGTGGATCCTGCTCATACTTCCTCCCTGTGCCCGGTATGTGGGGGTAAGTTAAGCCCGAATGGGCACAGGGTTTTGAGTTGCAAGTGTGGGTTTGAGGCTGATAGAGATGTTGTTGGGAGTTGGAATATTCGCTTAAGAGCCTTGAAGATGTGGGGAGTCACCGTTCCCCCCAAAAGCCACCCAATGAGCCGAGGCTGGAAGGTTAGCCGTAACGACGTTTTACACACTTCACACAAGTTACGGCTAACCAGAACGGTTCCTGCTCATCGGCGAGAGGATTTTGACCCGGAGGAGGTTTCCCTCAACGAGGTCATTGAGACAATTGAGAAGTATGGCTATGAAGTCGAGATTGGCGACGAGGGATGTTAA
- a CDS encoding ArsR/SmtB family transcription factor, with amino-acid sequence MVEVCKVHEEHLDKIEKAKRNLPDDETILEASDFFDALGNPTRLKILFALLEGELCTCDLSNITGLSVSAISHQLRILKDRKIVKYRKDGKSVFYRLDDEHIREILKVVLKHMEE; translated from the coding sequence ATGGTAGAGGTGTGCAAGGTTCACGAGGAGCATCTAGACAAGATTGAAAAAGCCAAGAGGAATCTACCAGATGACGAAACAATACTTGAGGCTTCCGACTTCTTTGACGCTTTAGGTAATCCCACAAGGCTTAAGATTCTCTTTGCTCTGCTGGAGGGGGAGCTCTGCACATGCGATCTTTCCAACATCACAGGCCTTTCAGTCTCAGCTATATCTCACCAGCTCAGGATTCTGAAGGATAGAAAAATCGTCAAATACAGGAAGGACGGGAAGAGCGTCTTTTATAGGCTGGATGACGAGCATATAAGGGAGATTTTGAAGGTCGTGTTAAAGCATATGGAGGAATAA
- a CDS encoding heavy metal translocating P-type ATPase codes for MPKKLKLEGLDCASCAYEIEEALKKEGFEFALVNFTTKEAIIEGDIEKAKEIIKKVEPGVKIIEKEEHEHDDPKRMLYFIIPSLLLFAIGIVLRYYYNYDNPFVFGIFVVSYLLVGWKVLRNAIINSIRGNVFDENFLITIATLGAFAIHEYPEAVAVMLFYIVGEFFQDLAVNRSRRSIKALLALKAEYANLKVGDKIVRVKPEELKVGDIIVIKPGERVPVDGVILEGSSSVDTSALTGESVPRTVKEGEEILSGMVNLSGLLTVKVTKELKESTISRILELVENASARKAKTEKFITRFAHYYTPAVVGLAMLIALIPPLVFGEPFSKWVYRALVLLVISCPCALVLSIPLGYFGGIGRAARDGILIKGSNFLDALSSASIVAFDKTETLTKGVFKVTRIETRNGFTEEEILKFAALAEVHSNHPIAKAIREAYGKEINETQVKEHEEIAGHGVRAKIDGIEVMVGNDRLLHKFSVEHDTCHVKGTVAHVVVNGKYAGYIVISDEIKEDALETIKELKKLGVKKIIMVTGDNKDVAAEIARHLNLDGFYAELLPEDKVKVIKELEKGKAPNEKIVFVGDGINDAPVLAVADIGVAMGALGSDAAIETADVVIMDDKLARLRGKKHLGVTCPMESTTFTIFSMEATCCF; via the coding sequence ATGCCGAAGAAGCTTAAACTGGAAGGGCTCGACTGCGCAAGCTGTGCTTATGAAATAGAGGAGGCTTTAAAGAAGGAGGGCTTCGAGTTTGCTCTGGTCAACTTCACCACCAAAGAAGCCATAATAGAGGGGGACATCGAGAAGGCAAAGGAGATAATAAAGAAGGTTGAGCCGGGGGTTAAGATTATCGAAAAGGAGGAACATGAACACGACGACCCGAAGAGGATGCTCTACTTCATAATCCCCTCGCTCCTGCTGTTCGCCATCGGAATCGTCCTCAGGTACTACTACAACTACGACAACCCCTTTGTGTTCGGGATATTTGTGGTGAGCTACCTCCTCGTTGGCTGGAAGGTTTTGAGGAACGCCATCATAAACTCCATTCGTGGAAACGTCTTCGACGAGAACTTCCTCATAACCATAGCTACGCTGGGGGCCTTTGCCATTCATGAATATCCCGAAGCGGTTGCAGTTATGCTCTTCTACATCGTGGGTGAGTTCTTCCAGGACTTAGCCGTCAACAGGTCGAGGCGCTCTATTAAGGCGTTACTGGCATTAAAGGCGGAGTACGCAAACCTCAAGGTGGGCGATAAGATAGTAAGAGTCAAGCCCGAAGAACTTAAAGTGGGAGACATAATTGTCATAAAGCCCGGTGAGAGGGTTCCCGTTGATGGAGTTATCCTCGAGGGAAGCTCAAGCGTTGATACCTCCGCCTTAACCGGGGAAAGCGTTCCCAGGACTGTAAAGGAAGGGGAGGAAATCCTCTCGGGAATGGTGAACCTGAGCGGTCTTTTGACGGTTAAGGTTACGAAAGAGCTTAAGGAATCAACTATTTCGAGGATTCTTGAGCTTGTGGAGAACGCAAGCGCGAGAAAAGCTAAGACGGAGAAGTTCATAACACGCTTCGCCCACTACTATACGCCAGCTGTCGTCGGACTTGCGATGCTTATAGCTTTAATTCCACCGCTTGTCTTCGGCGAGCCCTTCTCGAAGTGGGTTTATAGAGCTTTGGTACTCCTCGTCATATCATGTCCATGTGCGCTTGTGCTCTCAATACCCCTCGGCTACTTCGGGGGTATTGGAAGAGCAGCGAGGGATGGAATACTCATCAAGGGCTCCAACTTCCTCGATGCCTTGAGCAGTGCTTCAATAGTTGCCTTTGACAAGACTGAAACGCTGACAAAGGGAGTCTTCAAGGTCACGAGGATAGAAACGAGGAATGGCTTTACCGAGGAGGAAATCCTCAAGTTCGCCGCCTTGGCGGAGGTCCACTCAAACCATCCTATAGCAAAGGCGATAAGAGAGGCTTATGGGAAGGAAATCAACGAAACTCAGGTAAAAGAGCATGAAGAGATAGCTGGACATGGCGTAAGGGCGAAGATAGACGGTATTGAGGTGATGGTGGGCAACGACAGGTTACTGCACAAGTTCAGCGTGGAGCACGACACCTGCCACGTTAAAGGAACGGTCGCCCACGTCGTCGTCAACGGAAAGTACGCGGGCTACATAGTGATCTCGGACGAGATAAAGGAAGATGCACTCGAGACTATCAAGGAGCTCAAGAAACTGGGAGTTAAGAAGATTATAATGGTTACAGGAGACAACAAAGATGTTGCGGCCGAGATAGCGAGGCATCTCAACTTAGATGGCTTCTATGCCGAGCTCCTGCCCGAGGACAAAGTTAAAGTCATAAAGGAACTGGAGAAAGGTAAAGCACCTAACGAGAAGATAGTCTTCGTTGGGGACGGCATAAACGACGCACCTGTGCTAGCGGTGGCCGACATCGGCGTGGCCATGGGCGCCTTGGGAAGCGACGCGGCGATAGAGACCGCCGATGTGGTGATAATGGATGATAAGCTGGCGAGATTGCGGGGGAAGAAACACTTAGGCGTAACATGCCCAATGGAGAGTACAACCTTTACTATCTTTTCAATGGAAGCGACTTGCTGTTTTTAG